One part of the Lycium ferocissimum isolate CSIRO_LF1 chromosome 8, AGI_CSIRO_Lferr_CH_V1, whole genome shotgun sequence genome encodes these proteins:
- the LOC132067833 gene encoding putative methylesterase 11, chloroplastic yields MGNSLASCFSEKNQATKFRRNNKSSIRSRSSNRRLPPPPPPCISRSTSRKSDRIHPNSLRIHEDNCDDYNYIREQARVAAALLLQHHQQNGTLTQFERSVSLRDPLASSSRRQKKNFMPRSSSSRARSLSDSLPHHLELLDQGTNVEDLKNKHFVLVHGGGFGAWCWYKTTTLLKESGYQVDAIDLTGSGSHFFDSNNITTLSQYVKPLTDFLEHLADDKKVILVGHDIGGACISYGMELYPSKVSASIFVAAAMLKNGQSILDMFSVQLGLNNLCQRAQIFRYANGKNHPATAIDYDKSLLKEVLFNQTPAKDVELASMSMRPVPFGPLAEKLSLSATNYGSITRYYVKTQDDFAIPSSLQEVMIDSNQPEQVFEIKGSDHSPFLSKPQALHKILVEISNIPPKINHKTI; encoded by the exons ATGGGCAATTCATTAGCATCATGTTTCTCTGAGAAAAATCAAGCtacaaaatttagaagaaacaACAAAAGTAGTATTCGTAGTAGATCATCTAATCGTcgtcttcctcctcctcctcctccatgTATCTCAAGATCAACTAGTCGAAAATCGGATAGAATTCATCCAAATTCTTTGAGAATTCATGAGGATAATTGTGATGATTATAATTATATTCGTGAACAAGCTCGAGTTGCTGCAGCTTTGTTActacaacatcatcaacaaaatGGAACACTTACTCAATTTGAACGTTCAGTTTCTCTTAGAGACCCTTTAGCATCTTCATCTAGGAGGCAAAAGAAGAATTTTATGCCTAGAAGTTCAAGTTCTCGTGCCAGATCACTCTCTGATTCACTTCCTCATCACTTAGAGCTTCTTGATCAG GGCACAaatgttgaagatttgaagaataAACATTTTGTTCTTGTACATGGAGGTGGTTTTGGTGCATGGTGTTGGTACAAAACTACTACACTTCTCAAAGAATCTGGATATCAAGTTGATGCAATAGACTTAACTGGTTCTGGTTCACATTTTTTTGACTCCAACAACATTACTACTCTGTCCCAATATGTGAAACCCCTCACTGATTTCCTCGAACATCTCGCCGATGACAAGAAG GTCATATTAGTCGGGCACGATATAGGGGGTGCTTGCATTTCTTATGGAATGGAATTGTATCCATCAAAAGTCTCTGCATCAATTTTTGTTGCTGCAGCAATGCTGAAGAATGGACAGAGTATACTCGATATGTTCTCCGTACAG CTTGGATTGAACAATCTATGTCAACGCGCTCAAATTTTTCGCTATGCAAATGGGAAGAATCATCCTGCAACTGCTATAGATTATGACAAGTCATTACTCAAAGAAGTATTATTCAATCAAACCCCTGCTAAG GATGTTGAATTAGCATCAATGTCAATGAGGCCAGTTCCTTTTGGACCATTAGCAGAGAAACTTTCACTTTCTGCAACAAATTATGGTTCCATTACAAGATACTATGTCAAAACACAAGATGATTTTGCAATTCCTTCATCCCTACAAGAAGTCATGATAGATTCAAATCAACCTGAACAAGTTTTCGAGATCAAAGGTTCCGATCATTCGCCTTTTTTGTCAAAACCTCAAGCTCTCCACAAGATTTTGGTAGAAATTTCCAACATTCCTCCAAAAATAAATCACAAAACCATCTAA
- the LOC132066226 gene encoding pre-mRNA-splicing factor ATP-dependent RNA helicase DEAH10-like: protein MKEARLRWFGYVKRRCGDAPVRRCERLILLLTIFAELPQYLFKGGFFRDGGIIGITQPRRVAAITVAKRVAEECGVSLGQKFGYAIRFEDVTSALTKIKYMTDGLLLREALLDSYLSKYSAIIFDEAHVRTIHTDVLLGLLKNVQKARSKRINEVVNTDHNYSNNRQALEGRIDNKKKYNPLKLIIMSASLDARVFSEYFGGAKAVHVQGRQFPVDIFDTPKSETDCLDPALITIFQIHLEEGPGDILVFLTGQEEIESVERLIHECLRQLPECNRKLLTFPIFSSLPSEKQMKVFMPLPAGYRKVILATNIAETSVTIPGIKYVVDPGLVKARTYDPKMGVDSLIIVTTSKAKALQRRYLSKGLKNIDGISIGKRRILKALGIDDIINFDFIEKLDRLPLDPIYSKAPIVASQLGCLKEMLICVAMLLVESIFYAPREKLEESRNALKSFASPQGDHLMLLNVYRAADEFFLKKQDGKYQILRNVEQMGLRITSCEDDTVLLRRCLAASCFLKAAMKLPYGAYRWSPFPKVSNVIHVLARHRHPGLMNMVRKVTMSMSELGKVPITRKVSHPFTMNEVQRFISLIV from the exons ATGAAGGAAGCAAGGTTGAGGTGGTTTGGGTATGTGAAGAGGAGGTGCGGGGATGCAccagtgaggaggtgtgagag GCTTATCTTGTTATTGACTATATTTGCAGAATTACCTCAGTATCTTTTTAAAGGGGGATTTTTCCGTGATGGCGGTATCATTGGTATAACTCAACCTAGACGTGTGGCTGCTATCACTGTTGCTAAACGTGTTGCTGAGGAGTGTGGAGTTTCGTTGGGCCAAAAGTTTGGATATGCTATTAGATTTGAAGATGTAACTTCTGCCCTAACAAAGATCAAATATATGACAGATGGTTTGCTTCTGAG GGAAGCATTATTGGATTCATACCTCTCCAAGTATTCTGCTATTATTTTTGATGAGGCGCACGTGCGAACTATCCACACTGATGTATTGCTTGGCTTGTTAAAGAATGTACAGAAAGCAAGGTCAAAGCGTATTAACGAAGTGGTAAATACTGATCATAATTATTCTAATAACAGGCAGGCCTTGGAGGGCAGGATCGACAATAAGAAAAAGTACAACCCATTGAAGTTAATTATCATGTCTGCCAGTCTGGATGCACGCGTTTTCTCAGAATACTTTGGTGGTGCAAAAGCTGTTCATGTTCAGGGACGTCAGTTTCCTGTCGATATATTCGACACGCCTAAATCTGAGACAGATTGCTTAGATCCAGCTCTGATAACTATATTTCAG ATACATCTAGAGGAGGGTCCTGGAGATATACTTGTATTCCTTACTGGCCAAGAAGAGATTGAATCCGTTGAGAGGCTCATCCATGAATGCCTCCGACAATTACCTGAATGCAATAGAAAGCTTTTAACCTTTCCCATATTCTCATCACTTCCCTCTGAGAAGCAAATGAAGGTTTTCATGCCTTTACCAGCAGGATATCGTAAG GTGATACTGGCGACAAATATTGCTGAGACATCGGTGACAATACCTGGGATTAAGTATGTTGTTGATCCTGGACTGGTGAAAGCACGAACTTATGATCCTAAGATGGGGGTTGATTCATTGATCATTGTCACAACATCTAAAGCTAAAGCTCTGCAAAGGAG ATATCTGTCAAAGGGCCTAAAGAATATTGATGGGATCAGCATAGGAAAAAGAAGGATT CTCAAGGCTCTAGGCATTGATGATATCATTAACTTTGACTTCATTGAAAAACTAGACAG GCTACCCCTTGATCCAATCTACTCTAAGGCTCCTATTGTTGCTAGTCAACTCGGCTGCTTGAAAGAAATGTTGATCTGTGTTGCAATGCTTCTAGTGGAATCTATTTTCTATGCTCCACGTGAGAAGTTGGAAGAG TCACGAAATGCATTGAAAAGCTTTGCAAGTCCACAGGGGGATCATTTGATGTTGCTTAATGTATACCGCGCTGCTGATGAGTTCTTTCTGAAAAAACAAGATGGTAAATA TCAAATTCTGAGGAATGTTGAACAAATGGGTCTTCGTATCACTTCTTGTGAAGATGACACAGTTCTCCTCCGTAGATGCCTTGCTGCCTCGTGTTTCCTTAAAGCAGCTATGAAGCTGCCTTATGGTGCATACAG GTGGTCACCATTCCCCAAAGTTTCAAATGTGATTCATGTCCTTGCAAGACATAGACATCCTGGATTGATGAACATGGTTAGAAAAGTGACAATGTCGATGTCTGAATTAGGTAAGGTTCCAATTACAAGAAAAGTGAGTCATCCATTCACAATGAATGAAGTTCAAAGGTTCATAAGTCTAATCGTGTAG